Proteins from a single region of Punica granatum isolate Tunisia-2019 chromosome 8, ASM765513v2, whole genome shotgun sequence:
- the LOC116188636 gene encoding putative B3 domain-containing protein Os03g0621600, with the protein MSGSNKHTFFKIYLPEQSARRIRIPPAYRKHMKGKDSGDVHLKGPSGYCWPARLTKESGNLYLARGWPAFVRDHGIQRGHFLLFRFDGETTLKVKVFSGTACEDKAAFGAKPSRGNGNDPRKPREELVAKVREEDGSGHRAEKVVLQEPGPSTSTFPSFTKKLKAYSVVGRERGKTLVIDSTFAKIHFVKPRMPIVLRWEDKEWPVIVTKSSERYYLRGGWPKFVKESKVQEGDTCKFELVDRFVLRVHVLKCVEEE; encoded by the exons ATGTCTGGTTCGAACAAGCATACCTTTTTCAAGATTTACCTTCCCGAACAAAGCGCCCGTAGGATT AGAATCCCTCCCGCGTATCGGAAGCATATGAAAGGGAAGGACTCGGGAGATGTTCACCTGAAGGGACCCAGCGGCTACTGTTGGCCGGCGAGGCTTACCAAGGAGAGCGGCAACTTATATCTCGCCCGAGGGTGGCCCGCGTTCGTGAGGGACCACGGCATACAACGCGGTCACTtcctgttgttcaggttcgATGGCGAGACAACCTTAAAGGTTAAGGTCTTCAGCGGCACTGCATGTGAGGACAAGGCTGCATTCGGTGCCAAACCTTCCCGAGGCAACGGTAATGACCCACGCAAGCCCAGGGAAGAGCTTGTCGCAAAGGTGAGAGAGGAGGATGGTTCTGGGCACAGAGCAG AGAAAGTTGTGCTGCAAGAACCGGGGCCATCCACTTCTACTTTCCCATCTTTCACAAAAAAACTCAAAGCCTACAGCGTTGTAGGCCGGGAGAGGGGAAAGACTCTC GTGATTGACAGTACATTCGCCAAAATCCATTTCGTGAAGCCGAGGATGCCGATTGTTCTACGATGGGAGGACAAGGAATGGCCTGTTATCGTGACCAAGTCGAGTGAGCGCTATTACCTACGTGGAGGATGGCCGAAGTTCGTGAAGGAGAGCAAAGTCCAGGAAGGGGACACTTGCAAGTTTGAGCTGGTGGATCGATTTGTCCTGCGTGTGCATGTCTTGAAGTGCGTAGAGGAAGAGTAG